In Musa acuminata AAA Group cultivar baxijiao chromosome BXJ3-11, Cavendish_Baxijiao_AAA, whole genome shotgun sequence, one DNA window encodes the following:
- the LOC103970693 gene encoding tRNA-specific adenosine deaminase TAD3 isoform X6 translates to MTGTMKWEIVHVPGEPESSLEVSTVDVLASKIEPKLANKIVRQLNQVCPLENLRHVKRVRKRTVEGNAELSVILCLSDEYEKDAEAIPRGIHQLISDYNLCPYNAKVAKYAARSKEEWEEQCKLWPTSYHPSTNFDGVAGLSEGELQLIFNYMKVVIQLTKLSYTGGKVLNAAIIVDPISRQVIASANDQTCPWPTTYETSARYNCNDSDVCAGVSCLNPWGWTAQKQSSQSSSMKSESKHTWHPLRHAALVAIENAAERDRQLFPGPGSSESQSTPNGNPLCADNCPAKRQKIQQHVCQLDLFRQEHSMVKEVPDNREPTEIMRPYLCTGFDIYLVWEPCTMCAMALVHQRIRRIFFALPNPNAGALGSVYRLQGEKSLNHHYSVFRILIPEQDLNRVELNVSDNFLLHG, encoded by the exons ATGACTGGAACGATGAAGTGGGAGATAGTGCATGTTCCTGGTGAGCCAGAGAGCTCTCTCGAAGTGTCTACTG TTGATGTTTTGGCTTCGAAGATTGAACCAAAGCTTGCCAACAAGATTGTGAG GCAGTTGAATCAGGTGTGTCCACTCGAGAATCTCCGTCATGTGAAACGGGTGCGAAAAAGGACGGTTGAAG GTAATGCTGAGTTGTCAGTTATTCTATGTCTTTCTGATGAATATGAAAAAGATGCAGAGGCAATACCAAGAGGCATTCATCAGCTTATCAGTGACTATAATTTGTGTCCTTATAATGCAAAa GTTGCCAAGTATGCTGCTAGATCAAAAGAAGAATGGGAGGAACAGTGCAAGCTTTGGCCGACGTCATATCATCCATCAACCAA TTTCGATGGGGTTGCTGGACTGAGTGAAGGGGAATTGCAGTTGATATTCAACTACATGAAGGTTGTGATCCAGTTAACAAAGTTGAGTTATACTGGTGGTAAA GTTCTAAATGCTGCTATCATCGTTGATCCTATTAGTAGGCAAGTCATTGCAAGTGCTAATGACCAAACGTGTCCATGGCCCACAACATACGAGACCAGTGCAAGATATAACTGCAATGACAG TGATGTATGTGCTGGGGTTTCTTGCTTAAATCCTTGGGGATGGACAGCACAAAAACAAAGCAGTCAGAGTTCCTCAATGAAAAGCGAGAGCAAACATACATGGCATCCTTTAAGGCATGCTGCTCTTGTTGCTATTGAAAATGCCGCAGAAAGAGATAGGCAACTATTCCCCGGTCCAGGATCATCAGAGTCTCAATCTACACCAAATGGCAATCCACTGTGTGCTGATAATTGTCCAGCAAAACGTCAAAAGATACAG CAACATGTATGTCAGCTGGATCTATTTCGTCAGGAGCACAGCATGGTCAAGGAAGTTCCAGACAATAGGGAACCTACTGAAATAATGCGGCCTTATTTGTGCACTGGCTTTGATATCTACCTTGTATGGGAGCCATGCACCAT GTGTGCCATGGCACTTGTGCACCAACGAATCCGTCGCATTTTCTTTGCCCTTCCAAATCCAAATGCCGGTGCTTTGGGCAGTGTCTACAGATTgcaaggagagaaaagtttgaatCATCATTATTCTGTTTTCAGGATTTTGATACCAGAGCAAGACCTTAATAGGGTAGAATTAAATGTATCCGATAATTTCTTATTACATGGCTGA
- the LOC103970693 gene encoding tRNA-specific adenosine deaminase TAD3 isoform X2 produces the protein MTGTMKWEIVHVPGEPESSLEVSTVDVLASKIEPKLANKIVRQLNQVCPLENLRHVKRVRKRTVEGNAELSVILCLSDEYEKDAEAIPRGIHQLISDYNLCPYNAKVAKYAARSKEEWEEQCKLWPTSYHPSTNFDGVAGLSEGELQLIFNYMKVVIQLTKLSYTGGKVLNAAIIVDPISRQVIASANDQTCPWPTTYETSARYNCNDRCGVTIASHDSNLNGLQNSLEISVQKFQLDICSDVCAGVSCLNPWGWTAQKQSSQSSSMKSESKHTWHPLRHAALVAIENAAERDRQLFPGPGSSESQSTPNGNPLCADNCPAKRQKIQLDLFRQEHSMVKEVPDNREPTEIMRPYLCTGFDIYLVWEPCTMCAMALVHQRIRRIFFALPNPNAGALGSVYRLQGEKSLNHHYSVFRILIPEQDLNRVELNVSDNFLLHG, from the exons ATGACTGGAACGATGAAGTGGGAGATAGTGCATGTTCCTGGTGAGCCAGAGAGCTCTCTCGAAGTGTCTACTG TTGATGTTTTGGCTTCGAAGATTGAACCAAAGCTTGCCAACAAGATTGTGAG GCAGTTGAATCAGGTGTGTCCACTCGAGAATCTCCGTCATGTGAAACGGGTGCGAAAAAGGACGGTTGAAG GTAATGCTGAGTTGTCAGTTATTCTATGTCTTTCTGATGAATATGAAAAAGATGCAGAGGCAATACCAAGAGGCATTCATCAGCTTATCAGTGACTATAATTTGTGTCCTTATAATGCAAAa GTTGCCAAGTATGCTGCTAGATCAAAAGAAGAATGGGAGGAACAGTGCAAGCTTTGGCCGACGTCATATCATCCATCAACCAA TTTCGATGGGGTTGCTGGACTGAGTGAAGGGGAATTGCAGTTGATATTCAACTACATGAAGGTTGTGATCCAGTTAACAAAGTTGAGTTATACTGGTGGTAAA GTTCTAAATGCTGCTATCATCGTTGATCCTATTAGTAGGCAAGTCATTGCAAGTGCTAATGACCAAACGTGTCCATGGCCCACAACATACGAGACCAGTGCAAGATATAACTGCAATGACAGGTGTGGAGTAACCATTGCATCCCATGATTCCAATCTGAATGGATTACAGAACAGTCTAGAAATTTCAGTTCAAAAATTTCAACTTGATATATGCAGTGATGTATGTGCTGGGGTTTCTTGCTTAAATCCTTGGGGATGGACAGCACAAAAACAAAGCAGTCAGAGTTCCTCAATGAAAAGCGAGAGCAAACATACATGGCATCCTTTAAGGCATGCTGCTCTTGTTGCTATTGAAAATGCCGCAGAAAGAGATAGGCAACTATTCCCCGGTCCAGGATCATCAGAGTCTCAATCTACACCAAATGGCAATCCACTGTGTGCTGATAATTGTCCAGCAAAACGTCAAAAGATACAG CTGGATCTATTTCGTCAGGAGCACAGCATGGTCAAGGAAGTTCCAGACAATAGGGAACCTACTGAAATAATGCGGCCTTATTTGTGCACTGGCTTTGATATCTACCTTGTATGGGAGCCATGCACCAT GTGTGCCATGGCACTTGTGCACCAACGAATCCGTCGCATTTTCTTTGCCCTTCCAAATCCAAATGCCGGTGCTTTGGGCAGTGTCTACAGATTgcaaggagagaaaagtttgaatCATCATTATTCTGTTTTCAGGATTTTGATACCAGAGCAAGACCTTAATAGGGTAGAATTAAATGTATCCGATAATTTCTTATTACATGGCTGA
- the LOC135652682 gene encoding uncharacterized protein LOC135652682 has product MASTKVQRIMTQPINLIFRFLQSKARIQIWLFEQKDLRIEGRIIGFDEYMNLVLEEAEELNVKKKTRKPLGRILLKGDNITLMMSTGK; this is encoded by the exons ATGGCGTCGACCAAAGTCCAACGGATTATGACCCAACCGATC AATCTAATTTTCAGGTTCCTTCAAAGC aaagcTCGCATCCAGATATGGCTCTTTGAGCAGAAGGATTTGAGGATCGAGGGGCGTATTATT GGTTTTGATGAATACATGAATTTGGTCCTGGAAGAAGCTGAGGAACTAAATGTGAAGAAGAAAACCAGAAAGCCATTGG GGAGGATTCTGTTGAAAGGAGACAACATAACGCTGATGATGAGCAC GGGTAAATGA
- the LOC103970693 gene encoding tRNA-specific adenosine deaminase TAD3 isoform X1, which yields MTGTMKWEIVHVPGEPESSLEVSTVDVLASKIEPKLANKIVRQLNQVCPLENLRHVKRVRKRTVEGNAELSVILCLSDEYEKDAEAIPRGIHQLISDYNLCPYNAKVAKYAARSKEEWEEQCKLWPTSYHPSTNFDGVAGLSEGELQLIFNYMKVVIQLTKLSYTGGKVLNAAIIVDPISRQVIASANDQTCPWPTTYETSARYNCNDRCGVTIASHDSNLNGLQNSLEISVQKFQLDICSDVCAGVSCLNPWGWTAQKQSSQSSSMKSESKHTWHPLRHAALVAIENAAERDRQLFPGPGSSESQSTPNGNPLCADNCPAKRQKIQQHVCQLDLFRQEHSMVKEVPDNREPTEIMRPYLCTGFDIYLVWEPCTMCAMALVHQRIRRIFFALPNPNAGALGSVYRLQGEKSLNHHYSVFRILIPEQDLNRVELNVSDNFLLHG from the exons ATGACTGGAACGATGAAGTGGGAGATAGTGCATGTTCCTGGTGAGCCAGAGAGCTCTCTCGAAGTGTCTACTG TTGATGTTTTGGCTTCGAAGATTGAACCAAAGCTTGCCAACAAGATTGTGAG GCAGTTGAATCAGGTGTGTCCACTCGAGAATCTCCGTCATGTGAAACGGGTGCGAAAAAGGACGGTTGAAG GTAATGCTGAGTTGTCAGTTATTCTATGTCTTTCTGATGAATATGAAAAAGATGCAGAGGCAATACCAAGAGGCATTCATCAGCTTATCAGTGACTATAATTTGTGTCCTTATAATGCAAAa GTTGCCAAGTATGCTGCTAGATCAAAAGAAGAATGGGAGGAACAGTGCAAGCTTTGGCCGACGTCATATCATCCATCAACCAA TTTCGATGGGGTTGCTGGACTGAGTGAAGGGGAATTGCAGTTGATATTCAACTACATGAAGGTTGTGATCCAGTTAACAAAGTTGAGTTATACTGGTGGTAAA GTTCTAAATGCTGCTATCATCGTTGATCCTATTAGTAGGCAAGTCATTGCAAGTGCTAATGACCAAACGTGTCCATGGCCCACAACATACGAGACCAGTGCAAGATATAACTGCAATGACAGGTGTGGAGTAACCATTGCATCCCATGATTCCAATCTGAATGGATTACAGAACAGTCTAGAAATTTCAGTTCAAAAATTTCAACTTGATATATGCAGTGATGTATGTGCTGGGGTTTCTTGCTTAAATCCTTGGGGATGGACAGCACAAAAACAAAGCAGTCAGAGTTCCTCAATGAAAAGCGAGAGCAAACATACATGGCATCCTTTAAGGCATGCTGCTCTTGTTGCTATTGAAAATGCCGCAGAAAGAGATAGGCAACTATTCCCCGGTCCAGGATCATCAGAGTCTCAATCTACACCAAATGGCAATCCACTGTGTGCTGATAATTGTCCAGCAAAACGTCAAAAGATACAG CAACATGTATGTCAGCTGGATCTATTTCGTCAGGAGCACAGCATGGTCAAGGAAGTTCCAGACAATAGGGAACCTACTGAAATAATGCGGCCTTATTTGTGCACTGGCTTTGATATCTACCTTGTATGGGAGCCATGCACCAT GTGTGCCATGGCACTTGTGCACCAACGAATCCGTCGCATTTTCTTTGCCCTTCCAAATCCAAATGCCGGTGCTTTGGGCAGTGTCTACAGATTgcaaggagagaaaagtttgaatCATCATTATTCTGTTTTCAGGATTTTGATACCAGAGCAAGACCTTAATAGGGTAGAATTAAATGTATCCGATAATTTCTTATTACATGGCTGA
- the LOC103970693 gene encoding tRNA-specific adenosine deaminase TAD3 isoform X5, with the protein MTGTMKWEIVHVPGEPESSLEVSTVDVLASKIEPKLANKIVRQLNQVCPLENLRHVKRVRKRTVEGNAELSVILCLSDEYEKDAEAIPRGIHQLISDYNLCPYNAKVAKYAARSKEEWEEQCKLWPTSYHPSTNFDGVAGLSEGELQLIFNYMKVVIQLTKLSYTGGKVLNAAIIVDPISRQVIASANDQTCPWPTTYETSARYNCNDRCGVTIASHDSNLNGLQNSLEISVQKFQLDICSDVCAGVSCLNPWGWTAQKQSSQSSSMKSESKHTWHPLRHAALVAIENAAERDRQLFPGPGSSESQSTPNGNPLCADNCPAKRQKIQEHSMVKEVPDNREPTEIMRPYLCTGFDIYLVWEPCTIFSGFGYCIIRSYLRRRMVMKLEDFTCSSTLHSPAGPQEIFVLRFDTVDNCSRKDEVLQG; encoded by the exons ATGACTGGAACGATGAAGTGGGAGATAGTGCATGTTCCTGGTGAGCCAGAGAGCTCTCTCGAAGTGTCTACTG TTGATGTTTTGGCTTCGAAGATTGAACCAAAGCTTGCCAACAAGATTGTGAG GCAGTTGAATCAGGTGTGTCCACTCGAGAATCTCCGTCATGTGAAACGGGTGCGAAAAAGGACGGTTGAAG GTAATGCTGAGTTGTCAGTTATTCTATGTCTTTCTGATGAATATGAAAAAGATGCAGAGGCAATACCAAGAGGCATTCATCAGCTTATCAGTGACTATAATTTGTGTCCTTATAATGCAAAa GTTGCCAAGTATGCTGCTAGATCAAAAGAAGAATGGGAGGAACAGTGCAAGCTTTGGCCGACGTCATATCATCCATCAACCAA TTTCGATGGGGTTGCTGGACTGAGTGAAGGGGAATTGCAGTTGATATTCAACTACATGAAGGTTGTGATCCAGTTAACAAAGTTGAGTTATACTGGTGGTAAA GTTCTAAATGCTGCTATCATCGTTGATCCTATTAGTAGGCAAGTCATTGCAAGTGCTAATGACCAAACGTGTCCATGGCCCACAACATACGAGACCAGTGCAAGATATAACTGCAATGACAGGTGTGGAGTAACCATTGCATCCCATGATTCCAATCTGAATGGATTACAGAACAGTCTAGAAATTTCAGTTCAAAAATTTCAACTTGATATATGCAGTGATGTATGTGCTGGGGTTTCTTGCTTAAATCCTTGGGGATGGACAGCACAAAAACAAAGCAGTCAGAGTTCCTCAATGAAAAGCGAGAGCAAACATACATGGCATCCTTTAAGGCATGCTGCTCTTGTTGCTATTGAAAATGCCGCAGAAAGAGATAGGCAACTATTCCCCGGTCCAGGATCATCAGAGTCTCAATCTACACCAAATGGCAATCCACTGTGTGCTGATAATTGTCCAGCAAAACGTCAAAAGATACAG GAGCACAGCATGGTCAAGGAAGTTCCAGACAATAGGGAACCTACTGAAATAATGCGGCCTTATTTGTGCACTGGCTTTGATATCTACCTTGTATGGGAGCCATGCACCAT CTTTTCAGGCTTCGGCTATTGTATTATTAGAAGTTATCTCAGAAGAAGAATGGTTATGAAACTTGAAGACTTCACTTGTTCTTCTACACTTCACTCTCCTGCAGGACCGCAGGAAATCTTTGTGCTAAG GTTTGATACAGTGGATAACTGCAGTAGGAAAGATGAAGTGTTACAGGGCTGA
- the LOC103970692 gene encoding RING-H2 finger protein ATL56, with translation MAGIDHGRPLPAATAAMPRTLPSDAAFAKPRGGARVLAFILQTFVMAVALALFFLFAGVAAVVLLHLLVAGRTLRRRSRNGPLFPNAADDASPAGLSVAQLKGLPWFEYSGRSASPPWPPPDCAVCLEGFEKAERCRALPSCGHVFHVACVDRWLAKSRGCPICRTLVGVA, from the coding sequence ATGGCTGGAATCGATCACGGACGCCCGCTCCCCGCCGCCACCGCTGCGATGCCCCGGACGCTGCCGTCGGACGCTGCGTTCGCCAAGCCCCGGGGCGGGGCCCGAGTGCTGGCCTTCATCCTCCAGACCTTCGTCATGGCCGTCGCCCTCgcgctcttcttcctcttcgccgGGGTTGCCGCCgtcgtcctcctccacctcctcgtcGCAGGCCGCACCCTCCGCCGCCGCAGCCGCAACGGCCCCCTATTTCCGAACGCGGCCGACGACGCTTCGCCCGCCGGCCTCTCGGTTGCCCAGCTGAAGGGGCTTCCCTGGTTCGAGTACTCCGGTCGATCGGCGTCCCCGCCTTGGCCTCCGCCGGACTGCGCCGTGTGCTTGGAAGGGTTCGAGAAGGCGGAGAGGTGCCGAGCTCTCCCCTCGTGTGGGCACGTGTTCCATGTCGCCTGCGTCGACCGGTGGCTGGCGAAGTCGCGTGGTTGCCCGATCTGCCGCACTCTCGTTGGCGTGGCGTAG
- the LOC103970693 gene encoding tRNA-specific adenosine deaminase TAD3 isoform X4 — protein MTGTMKWEIVHVPGEPESSLEVSTVDVLASKIEPKLANKIVRQLNQVCPLENLRHVKRVRKRTVEGNAELSVILCLSDEYEKDAEAIPRGIHQLISDYNLCPYNAKVAKYAARSKEEWEEQCKLWPTSYHPSTNFDGVAGLSEGELQLIFNYMKVVIQLTKLSYTGGKVLNAAIIVDPISRQVIASANDQTCPWPTTYETSARYNCNDRCGVTIASHDSNLNGLQNSLEISVQKFQLDICSDVCAGVSCLNPWGWTAQKQSSQSSSMKSESKHTWHPLRHAALVAIENAAERDRQLFPGPGSSESQSTPNGNPLCADNCPAKRQKIQEHSMVKEVPDNREPTEIMRPYLCTGFDIYLVWEPCTMCAMALVHQRIRRIFFALPNPNAGALGSVYRLQGEKSLNHHYSVFRILIPEQDLNRVELNVSDNFLLHG, from the exons ATGACTGGAACGATGAAGTGGGAGATAGTGCATGTTCCTGGTGAGCCAGAGAGCTCTCTCGAAGTGTCTACTG TTGATGTTTTGGCTTCGAAGATTGAACCAAAGCTTGCCAACAAGATTGTGAG GCAGTTGAATCAGGTGTGTCCACTCGAGAATCTCCGTCATGTGAAACGGGTGCGAAAAAGGACGGTTGAAG GTAATGCTGAGTTGTCAGTTATTCTATGTCTTTCTGATGAATATGAAAAAGATGCAGAGGCAATACCAAGAGGCATTCATCAGCTTATCAGTGACTATAATTTGTGTCCTTATAATGCAAAa GTTGCCAAGTATGCTGCTAGATCAAAAGAAGAATGGGAGGAACAGTGCAAGCTTTGGCCGACGTCATATCATCCATCAACCAA TTTCGATGGGGTTGCTGGACTGAGTGAAGGGGAATTGCAGTTGATATTCAACTACATGAAGGTTGTGATCCAGTTAACAAAGTTGAGTTATACTGGTGGTAAA GTTCTAAATGCTGCTATCATCGTTGATCCTATTAGTAGGCAAGTCATTGCAAGTGCTAATGACCAAACGTGTCCATGGCCCACAACATACGAGACCAGTGCAAGATATAACTGCAATGACAGGTGTGGAGTAACCATTGCATCCCATGATTCCAATCTGAATGGATTACAGAACAGTCTAGAAATTTCAGTTCAAAAATTTCAACTTGATATATGCAGTGATGTATGTGCTGGGGTTTCTTGCTTAAATCCTTGGGGATGGACAGCACAAAAACAAAGCAGTCAGAGTTCCTCAATGAAAAGCGAGAGCAAACATACATGGCATCCTTTAAGGCATGCTGCTCTTGTTGCTATTGAAAATGCCGCAGAAAGAGATAGGCAACTATTCCCCGGTCCAGGATCATCAGAGTCTCAATCTACACCAAATGGCAATCCACTGTGTGCTGATAATTGTCCAGCAAAACGTCAAAAGATACAG GAGCACAGCATGGTCAAGGAAGTTCCAGACAATAGGGAACCTACTGAAATAATGCGGCCTTATTTGTGCACTGGCTTTGATATCTACCTTGTATGGGAGCCATGCACCAT GTGTGCCATGGCACTTGTGCACCAACGAATCCGTCGCATTTTCTTTGCCCTTCCAAATCCAAATGCCGGTGCTTTGGGCAGTGTCTACAGATTgcaaggagagaaaagtttgaatCATCATTATTCTGTTTTCAGGATTTTGATACCAGAGCAAGACCTTAATAGGGTAGAATTAAATGTATCCGATAATTTCTTATTACATGGCTGA
- the LOC103970693 gene encoding tRNA-specific adenosine deaminase TAD3 isoform X3 yields MTGTMKWEIVHVPGEPESSLEVSTVDVLASKIEPKLANKIVRQLNQVCPLENLRHVKRVRKRTVEGNAELSVILCLSDEYEKDAEAIPRGIHQLISDYNLCPYNAKVAKYAARSKEEWEEQCKLWPTSYHPSTNFDGVAGLSEGELQLIFNYMKVVIQLTKLSYTGGKVLNAAIIVDPISRQVIASANDQTCPWPTTYETSARYNCNDRCGVTIASHDSNLNGLQNSLEISVQKFQLDICSDVCAGVSCLNPWGWTAQKQSSQSSSMKSESKHTWHPLRHAALVAIENAAERDRQLFPGPGSSESQSTPNGNPLCADNCPAKRQKIQQHVCQLDLFRQEHSMVKEVPDNREPTEIMRPYLCTGFDIYLVWEPCTIFSGFGYCIIRSYLRRRMVMKLEDFTCSSTLHSPAGPQEIFVLRFDTVDNCSRKDEVLQG; encoded by the exons ATGACTGGAACGATGAAGTGGGAGATAGTGCATGTTCCTGGTGAGCCAGAGAGCTCTCTCGAAGTGTCTACTG TTGATGTTTTGGCTTCGAAGATTGAACCAAAGCTTGCCAACAAGATTGTGAG GCAGTTGAATCAGGTGTGTCCACTCGAGAATCTCCGTCATGTGAAACGGGTGCGAAAAAGGACGGTTGAAG GTAATGCTGAGTTGTCAGTTATTCTATGTCTTTCTGATGAATATGAAAAAGATGCAGAGGCAATACCAAGAGGCATTCATCAGCTTATCAGTGACTATAATTTGTGTCCTTATAATGCAAAa GTTGCCAAGTATGCTGCTAGATCAAAAGAAGAATGGGAGGAACAGTGCAAGCTTTGGCCGACGTCATATCATCCATCAACCAA TTTCGATGGGGTTGCTGGACTGAGTGAAGGGGAATTGCAGTTGATATTCAACTACATGAAGGTTGTGATCCAGTTAACAAAGTTGAGTTATACTGGTGGTAAA GTTCTAAATGCTGCTATCATCGTTGATCCTATTAGTAGGCAAGTCATTGCAAGTGCTAATGACCAAACGTGTCCATGGCCCACAACATACGAGACCAGTGCAAGATATAACTGCAATGACAGGTGTGGAGTAACCATTGCATCCCATGATTCCAATCTGAATGGATTACAGAACAGTCTAGAAATTTCAGTTCAAAAATTTCAACTTGATATATGCAGTGATGTATGTGCTGGGGTTTCTTGCTTAAATCCTTGGGGATGGACAGCACAAAAACAAAGCAGTCAGAGTTCCTCAATGAAAAGCGAGAGCAAACATACATGGCATCCTTTAAGGCATGCTGCTCTTGTTGCTATTGAAAATGCCGCAGAAAGAGATAGGCAACTATTCCCCGGTCCAGGATCATCAGAGTCTCAATCTACACCAAATGGCAATCCACTGTGTGCTGATAATTGTCCAGCAAAACGTCAAAAGATACAG CAACATGTATGTCAGCTGGATCTATTTCGTCAGGAGCACAGCATGGTCAAGGAAGTTCCAGACAATAGGGAACCTACTGAAATAATGCGGCCTTATTTGTGCACTGGCTTTGATATCTACCTTGTATGGGAGCCATGCACCAT CTTTTCAGGCTTCGGCTATTGTATTATTAGAAGTTATCTCAGAAGAAGAATGGTTATGAAACTTGAAGACTTCACTTGTTCTTCTACACTTCACTCTCCTGCAGGACCGCAGGAAATCTTTGTGCTAAG GTTTGATACAGTGGATAACTGCAGTAGGAAAGATGAAGTGTTACAGGGCTGA